From a single Cyprinus carpio isolate SPL01 chromosome A3, ASM1834038v1, whole genome shotgun sequence genomic region:
- the LOC109101025 gene encoding uncharacterized protein LOC109101025 translates to MDEFLDHGVSSVNKRINSSERVTARKIKRKQRKRQCKSKELPPKMLSVFNQLEKELVALYLRDFPQTQKRVQRVCLIIGTFEEDFRRATGVITHALNAEVAGGLMMGLGLVLAPVHQGISALIAGAGAAVVSGAALCDTIWNKKIVSLQAKIIQDTEAELSEFQHKISPMLDKMNEISQHVYEILRDLSYPERDVGYLSQYFSSASELVRFIQIYDISVLAAQIKSQTSCLLGAQFIRVMPARMALQQMWIEIVQLENVMDEITKTIERIANQPD, encoded by the exons ATGGATGAGTTTTTGGATCACGGAGTTTCGAGTGTAAATAAGAGAATTAACAGCAGCGAAAG AGTCACTGCaaggaaaataaaaaggaaacaacGCAAACGTCAGTGCAAGAGCAAAGAGCTACCTCCCAAAATGCT ATCTGTTTTCAATCAACTGGAAAAAGAACTGGTTGCACTCTATCTGAGAGATTTCCCTCAAACCCAGAAGCGCGTGCAGAGAGTGTGTCTTATCATCGGGACATTTGAAGAAGATTTCAGACGTGCTACTGGAGTCATTACACACGCATTAAATGCAGAAGTGGCTGGAGGGTTGATGATGGGTTTGGGGTTAGTTTTAGCTCCAGTTCATCAGGGCATTTCTGCTCTTATCGCAGGAGCGGGAGCAGCTGTGGTTTCAGGCGCTGCACTCTGTGATACAATCTGGAACAAGAAGATCGTGAGCCTGCAGGCAAAAATAATACAAGACACTGAAGCTGAACTGAGCGAATTTCAGCATAAAATCAGCCCTATGCTGGACAAGATGAATGAGATCAGTCAGCACGTTTATGAAATATTGAGAGACCTCAGTTACCCAGAGCGTGATGTTGGGTATTTAAGTCAATATTTTTCATCTGCCAGTGAATTAGTGCGTTTCATACAGATATATGACATTAGTGTGTTGGCTGCGCAGATAAAGTCTCAGACATCATGTTTGCTCGGAGCTCAATTTATCAGAGTTATGCCAGCTAGAATGGCACTCCAGCAGATGTGGATAGAAATCGTTCAGTTAGAGAATGTCATGgatgaaattactaaaacaataGAAAGAATAGCAAATCAGCCCGACTAA